From a single Sulfolobus sp. E5-1-F genomic region:
- a CDS encoding ABC transporter substrate-binding protein yields MKKYKVISTLISILMLISIGVFATPIIGQQTSVQPEGSMVVVASPVGTWQDNFNPWNDPNNPAYMGLWLIYEPLALANPLNGEIIPWLATNWTWTTGYVNTSSGKVQTLALILYLRHDVYFTDGTPFNATAVWYTIGLEQAYPQLGQLAGDVANMTIINPYELEIVFKPGQTPIILYTVLAQWIVDPVQWGKLFPIEQLPNGTFIALNKTGNPFTWPNPNPIGTGPYMLYSYSPQQIVLVANPHYWMPGEPRIKYILFPAYASNVPADTALNNGQITWAGLFEPNIQQEFVAKDPAHYHYYFAPSSPQMVLFNNMRWPLTDPVLRQAIYMAINRTAVYYLGEYGYEPPTSTPLPLPEQMLNVLNSTVLQMAESMAPPQGNVTAALQLLESHGYKLVNGQLIAPNGTPVPTMTIMAPAGWTDWDADLAIIAQDLKQIGITVQVQTPPFSTWYNYMQTGNYWMGMIWDLITGPAPIFYFQGYLWNWWNSPGNVTPIGNTTYYNMERFNLTTRLAPSSPPANMLVYYAWGNLTNPEVENKLINDMALLWLKYMPAFGPVYGANWYEYVNNTVTGWPTAQNYYWPGPPWESTGVTPLPVVLALHLVNQSVPEPWWYYTSQVPSSWYTSNDPFVYQTTTTTSTTTSTSTTTSTTTSTTTSTVTTTSVSTTTSVSTSVSTTTATVTTTVSSSSNTALYAIIAVVIIVIVIVAVILGLRRR; encoded by the coding sequence ATGAAAAAGTATAAGGTAATTTCTACTCTAATATCTATCTTAATGTTAATAAGTATAGGAGTGTTCGCAACCCCAATAATAGGGCAACAAACATCAGTGCAACCTGAAGGAAGTATGGTAGTCGTAGCTTCGCCCGTAGGAACATGGCAAGATAACTTTAACCCATGGAACGACCCAAACAATCCAGCATATATGGGATTATGGCTTATTTATGAACCTCTTGCATTAGCTAATCCACTAAATGGCGAGATTATTCCTTGGTTGGCTACTAATTGGACGTGGACTACTGGTTATGTTAACACTTCAAGCGGAAAAGTGCAAACACTAGCATTAATATTGTACTTGAGGCATGACGTTTACTTCACAGATGGTACGCCATTTAATGCGACAGCAGTGTGGTACACTATAGGATTAGAACAAGCATATCCACAACTAGGGCAATTAGCTGGAGATGTTGCTAATATGACAATAATAAACCCATACGAATTGGAAATAGTATTCAAACCTGGACAAACACCCATAATTTTGTATACTGTTTTAGCACAGTGGATTGTTGATCCAGTACAGTGGGGTAAACTATTCCCAATAGAGCAATTACCAAATGGAACATTTATTGCATTAAATAAAACCGGGAATCCCTTCACTTGGCCAAACCCTAACCCAATAGGTACCGGACCATATATGCTATATAGTTACAGCCCACAGCAAATAGTACTAGTAGCTAACCCACACTACTGGATGCCAGGAGAACCAAGAATAAAATACATCTTATTCCCAGCATATGCAAGCAATGTCCCAGCTGATACTGCACTAAATAACGGACAAATAACGTGGGCTGGACTTTTTGAACCCAATATTCAACAAGAATTCGTAGCTAAAGATCCAGCACACTATCATTATTATTTCGCTCCAAGCTCCCCACAAATGGTTTTATTTAATAATATGAGGTGGCCTTTGACTGACCCAGTTTTGAGACAAGCAATATACATGGCTATCAATAGAACAGCAGTATACTATTTAGGTGAATATGGGTACGAGCCTCCGACTTCTACTCCATTACCCTTACCAGAGCAAATGTTGAATGTTCTGAATTCCACTGTTTTACAAATGGCTGAGTCTATGGCGCCACCTCAAGGTAATGTAACTGCTGCTTTACAGCTACTTGAATCTCACGGGTACAAACTCGTTAATGGGCAATTGATAGCGCCAAATGGTACACCAGTACCAACCATGACGATCATGGCTCCAGCTGGATGGACAGACTGGGATGCAGACCTAGCAATAATAGCCCAAGACTTGAAACAAATAGGTATAACTGTACAAGTACAAACACCACCATTCTCCACATGGTACAACTACATGCAAACTGGAAACTACTGGATGGGAATGATATGGGACCTGATAACTGGTCCTGCTCCAATATTCTATTTTCAAGGATATTTGTGGAATTGGTGGAATTCCCCGGGTAACGTTACGCCAATAGGAAATACAACTTACTACAACATGGAGAGGTTTAACTTAACAACCAGACTAGCACCTTCTTCACCACCAGCAAACATGTTAGTATATTACGCATGGGGCAACTTGACCAACCCAGAAGTAGAGAACAAACTAATAAACGACATGGCATTATTATGGCTAAAATACATGCCAGCGTTTGGTCCGGTCTATGGTGCTAACTGGTATGAGTATGTTAATAATACTGTTACTGGCTGGCCAACTGCGCAAAACTATTACTGGCCTGGTCCACCATGGGAAAGTACTGGAGTAACACCTTTACCGGTAGTTTTGGCTTTGCATTTGGTTAATCAGTCTGTTCCAGAGCCTTGGTGGTATTACACTTCACAAGTTCCCTCAAGCTGGTATACTTCTAATGATCCATTCGTATATCAAACTACAACTACAACTAGTACTACTACAAGCACGTCTACTACTACAAGTACTACTACGTCTACTACAACTAGTACTGTAACTACTACGAGTGTTTCAACTACTACTAGTGTTTCCACATCTGTGAGTACTACTACAGCTACTGTAACTACTACTGTTAGTTCGTCATCCAATACTGCATTGTACGCTATAATAGCTGTTGTTATAATAGTTATAGTAATAGTCGCAGTTATACTAGGCCTAAGAAGAAGATGA
- a CDS encoding glucose 1-dehydrogenase translates to MKAIVVKPPNPGVEIKDVKIDEDKLNTVGLVKLKILENGICGTDREIVSGKRTNVKPPPGKDELILGHEAIGVVEVGGYGLEEGELVMPINKRGCGKCLNCLVGRPDFCETGEGLVAGTKGLDGFMREYMYDDPKYLVKIPPEIKDIAILAQPLADIEKSVESVLTTQKRVPIWTCDDGTLNCRKALIVGTGPTGILFSLVLRTYGFQVWIANRRELLDNEKDILEEPRILFYNSASGYEKLAKDVGKFDLIIDTTGASASIIQQLVPLLQINGVLGLFGFPRYDTFSLDYKTVQDFVINNRVIIGLDNGQKPHFQQALIHLASWKSLWPKTTSKMITKIISINDEREVISSLRDKLPGEIKVKIKWG, encoded by the coding sequence ATGAAGGCAATAGTAGTAAAACCCCCAAACCCTGGGGTTGAAATTAAAGATGTGAAAATTGATGAGGATAAATTAAATACAGTCGGACTAGTTAAATTAAAGATTCTGGAAAATGGAATTTGCGGAACTGATAGAGAGATAGTAAGTGGTAAAAGAACAAACGTTAAACCCCCACCTGGTAAAGATGAGCTTATCCTAGGTCATGAAGCTATTGGTGTAGTAGAAGTTGGTGGTTATGGTTTGGAGGAAGGTGAACTAGTTATGCCTATAAATAAGAGGGGGTGCGGAAAATGTCTAAACTGTTTAGTTGGCAGACCAGACTTCTGCGAAACTGGAGAAGGTTTAGTTGCTGGTACTAAAGGATTAGACGGATTTATGAGAGAATACATGTATGATGATCCCAAATACTTAGTAAAAATTCCCCCAGAAATAAAGGACATAGCTATTTTAGCTCAACCCTTAGCTGATATAGAAAAATCAGTTGAGTCAGTACTCACAACACAAAAGAGAGTCCCAATATGGACATGCGATGATGGGACCCTAAACTGTAGAAAAGCGTTAATAGTTGGCACAGGACCAACCGGTATCTTATTTTCACTAGTTCTGAGAACATACGGATTTCAAGTATGGATAGCAAATCGTAGAGAGTTATTAGATAATGAGAAAGATATACTTGAGGAGCCTCGAATTCTCTTTTATAATTCGGCTAGTGGATATGAGAAGTTAGCCAAAGATGTAGGTAAATTCGACCTAATAATTGATACTACAGGAGCTTCTGCGTCAATAATACAACAGTTAGTTCCCTTACTCCAAATTAATGGAGTATTAGGTCTTTTTGGCTTCCCTAGGTATGACACCTTCTCTTTAGACTATAAAACCGTGCAGGATTTTGTGATAAACAATAGAGTCATAATAGGCCTAGATAATGGTCAAAAACCACACTTTCAACAAGCGCTTATTCATCTAGCATCATGGAAATCATTATGGCCGAAGACTACTAGCAAGATGATAACAAAAATCATTAGTATAAATGATGAAAGGGAAGTTATAAGTAGCCTTAGAGATAAACTTCCGGGAGAAATAAAAGTTAAAATAAAATGGGGATAA
- a CDS encoding ABC transporter permease, which produces MRRDFLIKRGIYYIIVWFVGISIDFVLPRLIPGSALASIIYGRIGGAGANYGQDIQQEIQILVQQMGLAQYQQPLYIQYFNYLKEVVTLNFGPSLSEFPVSVSTIITEAAPWTFGIVIPAIVASFFIGNLLGRAAALSRGKIGDYAILAVTMFLYTFPVFVTGEILIEVLAVNFHIFPSGGQYNTFQFLKPTLSLPFVWSVIYHAILPTLTLVLFSLAGWIMGMRNNMIPILQEDYMNYYRLMGVSERVIASKAYRLALLPNFTSFAISLGYSVLGAVVIEYLFNYAGLGYFFNQAITGLDYPLLSGIFFMLVTAMVLSNFVADIIYTMIDPRTSQEETEGM; this is translated from the coding sequence GTGAGACGCGATTTCTTGATCAAAAGGGGTATATACTACATCATAGTATGGTTTGTTGGAATTTCAATTGATTTCGTACTTCCTAGATTAATACCTGGCAGTGCACTTGCAAGTATAATATATGGTAGGATTGGTGGTGCAGGAGCCAATTATGGACAAGACATTCAACAAGAGATTCAAATTCTTGTTCAGCAAATGGGTTTAGCTCAATATCAACAACCTCTTTATATTCAATATTTTAATTATTTAAAAGAAGTAGTCACACTTAATTTTGGCCCTTCGTTATCTGAATTCCCAGTATCTGTTAGCACGATTATAACTGAGGCGGCCCCTTGGACATTTGGAATAGTAATACCCGCTATCGTTGCTTCTTTCTTTATAGGTAATTTGCTAGGCAGGGCAGCAGCTTTGTCTAGAGGTAAAATAGGCGACTATGCAATACTAGCTGTCACCATGTTTTTATATACGTTTCCGGTTTTTGTTACCGGAGAGATTCTTATAGAAGTATTAGCAGTTAACTTTCACATATTCCCTTCAGGAGGACAGTATAATACCTTTCAATTTTTGAAACCAACTTTAAGTTTGCCCTTTGTATGGTCCGTAATATATCATGCAATATTACCCACGTTAACCTTAGTCCTCTTCTCTTTGGCGGGTTGGATAATGGGGATGAGGAATAATATGATACCTATTTTACAAGAGGATTATATGAATTACTATAGGCTAATGGGAGTATCAGAGAGAGTGATTGCAAGTAAGGCCTATAGGTTGGCATTACTACCTAACTTTACCAGTTTTGCGATATCGTTAGGGTACTCCGTATTAGGAGCTGTAGTGATAGAGTATTTATTTAACTATGCAGGTTTAGGTTATTTCTTTAATCAAGCCATTACCGGTTTGGATTACCCATTGTTAAGTGGAATATTTTTTATGCTAGTTACTGCAATGGTACTGAGTAATTTCGTAGCTGACATAATCTATACAATGATAGATCCTAGGACTAGTCAAGAGGAGACCGAGGGTATGTAA
- a CDS encoding ABC transporter permease, translating to MASRKLSTFNLKIDKYGPVYNLIRGVWEQRVARVGFYILLGIIVFSIIGVFYTPYNPSATNFPRDLPPSPQHLLGTDDYGHDIFSQLLVGGFPVIGVGLAVGLIGTLIAILIGVTSGLYAETTIDRILSAITQIFLIIPGILIIELIGAYLGAIQFKLGYTVILFALSSTGWAWGSRVMRSLVLSLRRREYILSSELIGESKLSVIFNQIIPNNLPFIASNFFFTAIYGITGFTFIYYFGLGSLTQVNWGTMLYWSLGGEAYLRGLWWWYIPPGLMIGLVAFSFALINIGIDRVANPRLRIWDVKKYMKKIEKAKEKEEVVSR from the coding sequence ATGGCTAGTAGAAAGTTAAGTACTTTTAATTTAAAAATAGATAAGTACGGTCCAGTTTATAATCTAATAAGAGGTGTGTGGGAACAAAGAGTAGCAAGGGTGGGATTTTATATACTTTTAGGAATAATAGTATTTTCCATAATAGGTGTATTCTATACTCCATATAATCCTAGTGCGACTAACTTTCCTAGGGATCTACCACCCTCGCCTCAACATCTTTTAGGCACAGATGACTATGGTCATGACATCTTCTCTCAACTTTTAGTGGGGGGATTTCCAGTAATTGGAGTAGGTCTAGCTGTTGGATTAATAGGTACGCTAATAGCTATCCTCATAGGAGTAACTTCTGGGTTGTATGCTGAGACAACGATTGATAGAATATTAAGTGCAATAACACAAATTTTCTTAATAATACCCGGTATTTTGATTATCGAATTAATAGGTGCATATCTGGGGGCAATACAATTTAAATTAGGCTACACGGTAATTTTATTCGCTCTTTCATCAACAGGTTGGGCGTGGGGATCAAGGGTTATGAGGTCTTTAGTGTTATCATTAAGAAGAAGAGAATATATATTGTCTTCTGAGCTTATTGGGGAGTCTAAGTTAAGTGTAATTTTCAATCAAATAATACCTAATAATCTACCGTTCATAGCGTCAAACTTCTTCTTTACTGCGATTTACGGCATAACTGGCTTTACGTTTATTTATTATTTCGGATTGGGTAGTCTGACACAGGTTAACTGGGGGACTATGCTTTATTGGTCTTTAGGAGGAGAGGCCTATTTAAGAGGACTATGGTGGTGGTACATTCCTCCTGGACTTATGATTGGTTTAGTAGCGTTTTCATTTGCTCTAATAAATATAGGAATTGATAGAGTAGCTAATCCAAGGCTAAGAATATGGGACGTAAAGAAGTATATGAAGAAGATAGAAAAGGCAAAAGAGAAAGAGGAGGTGGTGAGTAGATGA
- a CDS encoding Gfo/Idh/MocA family protein yields MQKRFGIAVVGLGSIGKTHVKVLKELEKETELVKLVAVVDQVKGIAEKIGSDYGITYYTTIDDALRNPDVDLITIATPSYLHAPQAILAMEYGKHVIVEKPMATTLAGAKEMISRAERNGVKLGVIFQERYAPDIRRLKNEILKELGRIYLVESELKWYRDMKGYYKRDEIARSWRGMWNTEGGGVMTNQGIHTIDLMIWLNGDVEEVSGFVDNLTHEEIEVEDTAVAIIRYKNGALGTISQTVSMKPTTHQYRKIRIHGNNGFVEILDDKLSTVTIEDKVEESKVSIEHKKETITQPGNLHKELFRDFLRALSQDKDFPISGKEGMKSLEVIKAVYLSSVNKQVMKLPLDFRIVV; encoded by the coding sequence ATGCAAAAGAGATTTGGTATAGCCGTTGTAGGCTTAGGTTCAATAGGTAAAACTCACGTAAAAGTATTAAAGGAGTTAGAAAAGGAAACAGAATTAGTAAAACTTGTTGCAGTAGTGGATCAAGTTAAGGGAATTGCAGAGAAAATAGGAAGTGATTACGGTATAACGTATTATACCACCATAGATGATGCGTTAAGAAACCCAGATGTTGATCTCATTACCATAGCAACACCCTCTTATTTACACGCACCTCAAGCTATTTTAGCGATGGAATATGGAAAACATGTAATAGTCGAAAAGCCAATGGCTACTACCCTAGCTGGAGCTAAGGAAATGATAAGTAGAGCTGAGAGAAACGGAGTTAAACTAGGAGTTATATTCCAAGAAAGATACGCTCCGGACATTAGGAGGTTAAAGAACGAAATCTTGAAGGAGCTTGGTAGAATATATCTGGTTGAGTCGGAATTGAAATGGTATCGTGATATGAAGGGATATTATAAAAGAGATGAGATAGCTAGAAGTTGGAGAGGGATGTGGAATACTGAGGGAGGGGGAGTTATGACAAATCAAGGCATACACACTATCGATTTAATGATATGGTTAAATGGAGATGTAGAGGAGGTATCTGGATTTGTTGACAATTTGACTCATGAAGAAATTGAAGTTGAGGATACCGCAGTTGCCATTATAAGATATAAGAACGGTGCACTAGGCACAATTTCTCAAACTGTCTCCATGAAACCTACTACTCACCAGTATAGAAAGATTAGGATACATGGAAATAACGGGTTTGTGGAAATACTTGACGATAAATTGTCAACAGTGACAATTGAGGATAAGGTTGAGGAGTCTAAGGTGAGCATTGAGCATAAAAAGGAAACAATCACTCAACCAGGTAATTTGCATAAGGAGTTGTTTAGAGATTTCCTAAGGGCTTTATCGCAAGATAAGGATTTTCCGATAAGTGGAAAGGAGGGCATGAAAAGCTTAGAGGTGATAAAAGCTGTTTACCTTTCCTCAGTTAACAAACAAGTGATGAAACTGCCCTTAGATTTTAGGATTGTAGTATAA
- a CDS encoding sugar phosphate isomerase/epimerase family protein, with translation MKLGIQSYSLRKLTYDNALKVISSLGISYVEAFPRHLPPSSNSIEDIINLHKENGVKVIAHGVNHLKRDEKELRSIFDFANKGEIEVITADPDEDSLNLISDLAKEYDIKVAIHNHGPTHRWGSYKRIYEFTKSLDRRVGMCLDLAHLFRYGENPIEAITTLRERIHDIHVKDVNYKGEDVIVGSGVLDVKGVISKVKELNLDIPLMIEYEPDSENPIPGIVKSLDYVKKLL, from the coding sequence ATGAAACTCGGAATTCAAAGTTATTCACTTAGAAAATTAACTTATGATAATGCTTTAAAGGTAATCTCTAGTTTGGGAATATCCTACGTTGAGGCGTTTCCAAGACACTTACCTCCCTCTTCTAATAGTATTGAGGATATAATCAATTTACATAAAGAAAACGGAGTCAAAGTTATCGCCCATGGGGTTAATCATTTAAAAAGAGACGAAAAAGAGCTAAGAAGCATTTTCGACTTCGCAAACAAGGGTGAAATTGAGGTAATAACTGCGGATCCAGATGAGGATTCCCTTAACTTAATAAGCGACCTAGCTAAGGAATACGATATTAAAGTTGCGATACATAATCATGGTCCCACCCATAGATGGGGATCTTATAAGAGGATTTACGAGTTCACAAAAAGTTTAGATCGTAGAGTAGGAATGTGCCTTGATCTAGCTCACTTATTTAGATATGGTGAGAATCCAATTGAGGCAATAACCACGTTAAGGGAAAGAATTCACGACATTCACGTTAAAGATGTAAATTATAAGGGAGAGGACGTGATTGTGGGTAGTGGGGTTTTGGATGTGAAGGGGGTTATAAGTAAGGTAAAAGAATTAAATTTGGATATTCCGCTGATGATAGAATACGAGCCAGATTCCGAAAACCCAATTCCGGGCATAGTTAAGTCCTTAGATTACGTGAAAAAATTACTCTAA
- the malA gene encoding alpha-glucosidase MalA, with protein sequence MEVIRIYEGYGVYKVVIGEPFPPIEFQFEQKVTSNKSLSELGLTVIKQDNKVIIEKSLDLKEHIVGLGEKAFELDRKRKRYVMYNVDAGAYKKYQDPLYVSIPFFISVKDGTATGYFFNSASKVIFDIGLEEYDKIIVTIPEDSVEFYVIEGPRIEDVIERYTELTGRPLLPPMWALGYMISRYSYYPQDKVVEIVNLMQKEGFRVAGVFLDIHYMDSYKLFTWHPNRFPEPKKMIDELHRRNVKLITIVDHGIRVDQNYSPFLSGIGKFCEIDNGEIFVGKMWPGTTVYPDFFREDTREWWARLISEWLSQGVDGIWLDMNEPTDFSRAIEIRDILSSLPVQFRDDRLITTFPDNVIHYLRGKRVKHEKVRNAYPLYEAMATFEGFRKSGRNEIFILSRAGYAGIQRYAFIWTGDNTPSWDDLKLQLQLVLGLSISGVPFVGCDIGGFQGRNFAEIDNSLDLLVRYYSLALFFPFYRSHKATDGIDTEPVFLPEYHKKKIKEIVELRYKFLPYIYSLALEASEKGHPIVRPLFYEFQDDDDMYKIEDEYMVGKYLLYAPIISKEESRLVTLPRGKWYNYWNGEIIQGKSVVKSTHDLPIYLREGSIIPLENDELIVYGETSFKRYDKVEIISSSSEIRFSKEVYISKLTFISEKPVSEITFDDGKAIQVEKIMQNTYVARINQKVKGKITLE encoded by the coding sequence ATGGAAGTAATAAGGATTTACGAGGGATACGGCGTTTACAAAGTAGTTATTGGAGAACCATTTCCTCCAATTGAATTCCAATTTGAGCAAAAGGTAACATCAAATAAATCCTTATCAGAGTTGGGTCTAACAGTTATTAAACAAGATAACAAGGTTATTATCGAGAAATCATTAGATTTGAAAGAGCACATTGTAGGATTGGGCGAGAAGGCATTTGAATTAGATAGAAAGAGGAAAAGGTATGTAATGTACAACGTTGACGCTGGTGCTTATAAGAAATATCAAGATCCACTTTACGTTAGTATACCCTTCTTTATATCAGTGAAGGATGGGACTGCGACTGGCTACTTCTTCAACTCGGCTTCTAAGGTAATTTTCGATATAGGACTTGAGGAATATGACAAGATAATCGTGACAATTCCAGAGGACTCAGTGGAGTTTTATGTAATTGAGGGGCCAAGAATCGAGGACGTTATTGAAAGGTACACGGAACTAACAGGGAGACCTCTCCTACCTCCTATGTGGGCTTTAGGTTATATGATATCACGTTATTCTTACTACCCCCAAGATAAGGTTGTTGAGATAGTTAATTTAATGCAAAAGGAGGGTTTTAGAGTAGCTGGAGTATTCTTAGACATTCACTACATGGATTCTTACAAATTATTTACGTGGCATCCTAATAGGTTCCCAGAACCTAAAAAGATGATAGATGAGTTACATAGGAGAAACGTTAAGTTAATTACAATAGTTGACCACGGAATAAGGGTTGATCAGAACTATTCACCATTTCTTTCCGGGATAGGAAAATTCTGTGAGATTGATAACGGTGAAATATTTGTAGGTAAAATGTGGCCTGGAACTACTGTTTATCCTGACTTCTTTAGGGAAGATACTAGAGAATGGTGGGCGAGGTTAATTTCCGAATGGTTATCACAAGGAGTTGATGGTATTTGGCTAGACATGAATGAACCAACAGACTTCTCTAGGGCTATTGAGATAAGAGATATTTTATCGTCACTACCCGTACAGTTTAGAGATGATAGACTTATAACCACCTTTCCAGATAACGTAATTCACTACTTGAGGGGAAAAAGAGTTAAACATGAAAAAGTTAGAAACGCTTATCCTTTATATGAGGCTATGGCAACGTTCGAGGGATTTAGGAAGAGTGGTAGGAACGAGATATTTATTTTAAGTAGAGCAGGTTATGCTGGAATACAAAGATACGCATTTATCTGGACTGGTGATAATACCCCTTCATGGGATGATTTGAAGCTTCAACTACAATTAGTTCTCGGCTTATCGATTTCTGGTGTACCTTTTGTTGGCTGTGATATAGGTGGATTTCAAGGCAGGAATTTTGCGGAAATTGACAACTCTTTAGACTTGTTAGTAAGGTATTATAGTCTTGCTCTGTTCTTCCCCTTCTATAGGTCACATAAGGCTACTGATGGTATAGACACAGAACCAGTTTTCCTGCCAGAGTACCATAAAAAGAAAATAAAGGAAATCGTAGAGTTGAGGTATAAGTTCTTACCCTATATTTACTCCTTAGCGTTAGAGGCTAGTGAAAAGGGACATCCTATTGTTAGACCCCTATTTTATGAGTTCCAAGATGACGATGACATGTATAAAATTGAAGACGAGTATATGGTTGGTAAGTATCTACTTTATGCTCCAATTATAAGCAAGGAGGAGAGTAGGTTAGTAACATTACCTAGAGGTAAGTGGTATAATTACTGGAATGGTGAGATAATACAAGGTAAGAGTGTTGTTAAGTCTACTCATGATTTGCCAATTTACTTAAGAGAAGGTTCAATAATCCCACTAGAAAATGACGAGCTAATAGTTTACGGTGAGACCTCGTTCAAACGTTATGATAAAGTTGAAATTATCTCCTCAAGTAGTGAAATTAGGTTTTCAAAGGAGGTTTATATTTCTAAGCTAACTTTCATATCAGAGAAACCAGTGAGCGAGATAACATTTGACGATGGTAAGGCAATTCAAGTAGAGAAGATTATGCAGAATACTTACGTTGCTAGGATTAATCAAAAAGTTAAGGGAAAGATTACCTTAGAGTAA
- a CDS encoding ABC transporter ATP-binding protein — translation MSYSLIQLRHVYKDFIVRKGVFRKEHRPGIWDVNMDIRRNEIVGMVGGSGGGKTVIAWMIVGLLKPTKGSIIYTPMNLDITKANKKQLKQYRADVQLVFQDPYSSLDPAHTVKWHIERPLKIYKYKGDIEERVKELLREVALTPPEDFLNKYPFQLSGGQRQRVYLARVLALNPKVLIADEPVSNVDASIRASLLDLFKRLRDEKGISIMYITHDIATIGYVADRVYVVKNGRIVEEGDVETIISHPKHEYTRLLIEAVPDPYKRIE, via the coding sequence ATGAGTTATAGTCTTATTCAGCTAAGACATGTATACAAAGACTTCATAGTTAGAAAGGGCGTTTTTAGGAAAGAGCACAGACCGGGTATATGGGATGTGAATATGGATATAAGAAGGAATGAGATAGTGGGAATGGTTGGAGGAAGCGGTGGAGGTAAGACAGTAATAGCTTGGATGATAGTGGGGTTATTGAAACCTACAAAAGGTTCAATAATTTATACTCCCATGAATCTAGATATTACCAAAGCAAATAAAAAACAACTGAAACAGTATAGAGCAGATGTTCAACTAGTTTTTCAAGATCCCTATTCCTCACTAGACCCAGCTCACACAGTTAAATGGCATATAGAAAGGCCATTAAAGATATACAAATATAAAGGCGATATTGAAGAGAGAGTAAAAGAGTTACTGAGAGAGGTCGCACTAACTCCTCCAGAAGACTTTCTTAATAAGTATCCATTCCAACTCTCCGGAGGTCAAAGACAAAGAGTCTACTTAGCTAGAGTATTGGCGCTAAATCCTAAAGTGTTGATTGCTGATGAGCCAGTGTCAAACGTAGATGCTTCAATAAGGGCATCTCTACTTGACTTATTTAAGCGGTTAAGAGACGAGAAAGGGATATCAATTATGTATATTACTCACGATATTGCTACCATTGGATATGTGGCTGATAGGGTATATGTAGTTAAGAATGGAAGGATAGTAGAAGAGGGCGATGTGGAAACTATTATTTCTCACCCAAAACACGAATATACAAGGCTATTGATAGAAGCAGTACCAGATCCCTATAAAAGAATAGAATAG